Within the Criblamydia sequanensis CRIB-18 genome, the region TGTCTTTCCAAATTTTGCAAGCATTCAAGGCCTCGGCCTGTACCGAAAACAGTCTAATCCGACCTAAGGAAGTTTTCTGCTAAGGCAAATCCAATCCCATGGGAAGCTCCCGTCACTAAAGCTGCTTTTCTAGAATTACCTTGATTATTTACCCGCGAACTAAAGGAAAAGTTTTAACTCAATAAACCACTCGTTAGCTCTAAAGCGCATCTTCCAAGCTTCGCTGCCTACGTCAACCGCAGACCCTGTAGCCACTCTTTGAAATCGAGGCCCTTTAAATTTACCTGCATCAAACCAACGATAGCCTGTTGAAATAGCCCAGCAGTCATTGTAATTGTATTCCAAGCCAAAAAGAACGGTATAAGTAAAATTTTTGCGATGGGTGTATTGATTTTCGGCAGAAAAACTTAAAAATGGGAAAGAATCACCTGTAGGGAGAAGTCCTGTCGTTCTATAATTTGTGATAAAAAGATGGCTAACCCCGACGCCTGCCCCAATGACCGGGTAGATCTGACCGCAAGCAAAATCCCAATTTAAGCAAGAAATGTTTCTTCCAAGGAGATTTACCGAAAATAGAATGGGAACAACATCAAGATCAAATTCCCTTGTGTAAGAGTCCCCGCCCCCAACCGGCGTTTGAAATTTTCTATATTTAAAAGTTGATCTAGTAGAAACACTAAGTTCCAAATCAATTTGCTTCATGAGCTCAAGGCCAATGCCAAAATCAGCAATCGCTCGATTTCCAAGTTTTGAATTGTAACCTTGGATGGCCGGATTCCAAGTGGGAGGCTCTGCTACAACATTTGCGGATTCAGAAAATGAAACACCTGAGCCGACTTTAAGATAAAAAGAGGTGTCCATAGGCTGCTTGCAGCACCAATTAGCATTAATATTGTTTGTTGTGATTGCCATTAAGAAAATTGAGGCCAAAATACGTTTCATAAAAGTTCCTTTTAGCTAAGAATTAAGCCAAGATAGCATTCAAATGCAAATTTATCGAATGAAAAAAGTTATCCCTAATTGATTTAAGAAGTAGTTTTTTACAAAAAAAAACCACTTTTAAAAAATCGCTCCCGTCCTCGTAAATTGGAAGTAGATTTTTTGGTCGTCGGATGAAACCACTAAATCAAAGGTTTGCCCATAAAATGGATTAAATCCAACTTTTGTCGTTGCCGTAACAATGCATTCGGTGACCATGGATCTAACGATGCTATCCAATTCTAAATTTATTAAGGTCGTAGGAGTAAACCAAGTGACTATCAAACCGTTATCAACAGAGATATAATTTGAGATATCGGTAAAAATTCCATCCGCATTTTGCATGCATAGAAAAGAAGCGGAGCATACTCCAACTTTTTGATTCGTCTGATCATAAAGGCTCGCCCTTCCGGCAAGATATTTTGAACTTATTGTAG harbors:
- a CDS encoding outer membrane protein, with product MKRILASIFLMAITTNNINANWCCKQPMDTSFYLKVGSGVSFSESANVVAEPPTWNPAIQGYNSKLGNRAIADFGIGLELMKQIDLELSVSTRSTFKYRKFQTPVGGGDSYTREFDLDVVPILFSVNLLGRNISCLNWDFACGQIYPVIGAGVGVSHLFITNYRTTGLLPTGDSFPFLSFSAENQYTHRKNFTYTVLFGLEYNYNDCWAISTGYRWFDAGKFKGPRFQRVATGSAVDVGSEAWKMRFRANEWFIELKLFL